AAACAGCCAatggaagagaagaagaaacaagcGAAAGGAGTTGAAGATTTTGAAGGCTATGGAGCTGACCCTGTGCCTGAAGAAGGTCAATTTTTGGATTGGTCTGATAGGCTCTATCTTGAAGTGTACCCAGTGGATCGAAGAAATCCTAAATTATGGCCAGAAAAACCAGAATCTTTCAGGTGCTTTCATGCTCTCCATGTCTCGAGTTAATAAATTCACATCAAAATGacactagaaattttctaaaatctttGCTCATCCAATTTCTTGAGTTGTTTCTTTAATAGGTACATACCTGATGTTAATTTGATCGTTTGGCAAACGTACAGAGGCATATTAGAGGAATACTCCGTTAAGATGAAAAGGGTGACAGAACTCACTTCCAAAGCAATGGCAAAATCATTAAACATAGAGGAAAATTGCTTCTTGACACTGTTTGGAGAAAAAGCACAGTACCAGGCTAGGTTTAACTACTACTCGCGTTGCCAAAGACCTGATCTTGTTCTCGGCTTAAAGCCGCATTCAGATGGATCTGGATACACCATTATAATGATGGATGAAGAGGGTCTGCAAATCCTCAAAGATGAGAAGTGGTTTACAGTACCCAAAATCTCTGAAGCTCTCCTAGTTCTCATGGGCGATCAAATGGAGGTATGTATTTCGGTTAACCTGTTTCATCTAAAATTGCAGTTTCATTTATTATCCAATGACTTGCAGATAATGAGTAATGGGATATTCAAGAGCGCAGTACATAGGGTGGTGGCTAGCTCAGAAAGGGAGAGGATTTCCATGGCTGTTTTCTATACACCTGAAGTAAACAAAGAGATTGGACCAGAAGACAGCTTGACCAATGAGGAaacatcaaaattattcaagaaGGTGAAAAATTATGCTGATATTCACTGGGGATTCTACCAGAAAGGAGAGAGAGCACTTCATGTTGCAAAAGTGTGATAGTGAAAAGTTCTGTTGTGTATGTTTTGCAcgataataaaactatgtatacaaacaaattaaacaaacttaTCTTAAACCTTAATGAAATCTCTCCTTTGCATGCTTTTTGATGATGATCCTTCATTGGTATGATATCGTATTGCCCTAAAAAATagcattcaaaattttaaactatgtCTCAAAAGATCAAACTTTATTATACGTTTTCAGAGTGTATCTAGTACTCTGCAATTAAATGATGTGAAATTAGAGTATCTGTATTACTTTTTTACTGATAGATGCTCCATTGTCCTTGGGTATGATACCTGCAAATGCTCCTTAGCTTCAAGTAAGACCATTCCACAACACACAGATGTCCTTTTTATCCTAGGAAGTTCTACATTTTTTAAGATGACTTTGATCTCAAATACCTATGAATTATGTAAGGTGAATCATAGAAGCACACAACCCAAAAAAGAATTTAACTTTCATTTTCCtaaaatgaagtttttcatTCTATGGCATACATAACATACTTGGCCACTCTTGAAAACTTCAGCTTCAGGCCATTAACATTCTTGGAAGACTTCCAGGACGGCTAAGATGAGGGAAACTGAATTGAAGGTGAAATTAGAGCAAAGCAAAGCAATGAACTTTTGCCAACATGAAAAGAAAGCATTGAACAGCTTCTGGTATAATTATCTGCAGAATAGGCAAACCAACGGGAAGATAAGTTACACAAGTATAGTTCTTTTCCCTTTCATCCAGGTCTCAGCTAAGAAGACACTGACAATGAACGACTTTGACATATCTGAGAGAGTAAAATGTTCGGGAATTTCACAATGAAAACACCTGGTTCTGATATCTCCTTTTCTTACAATTATGAGAAAAACTAATGTTTAATACTGTACCGCTAGGATTCAGACCTTATTTCCATTCTTTCATCTGCAACGATCTGTGTCTTCAGggatttatcataattttacaCAGCCTCTCCATCTCCTATTTCCTTCAACCAGAGCTCATCTCCCAGACCATTTAATGGAACACAGCCTCTCCATTCTTCCATTTTTATTCAATCGGAGATCGTCTCCAAAACCATTTAATAGAACACAACCTCTCCATCCTATACTTCAATTCAATCAGGTCTTCTCCAAACCATTTACCAATTAAGGGAACCAATAATCAACACAAGTACAGAACACACAATTTAAACCTAGGAGAACCGAAATTCAGAGGTACTTCTACACCAAACCTCTCACTAATTGAAACCTAAAGGAATGATGAAAATTCAGAAAGCAAGTCATTGAACAATTTTCTCTAATAGATGCATTATCCTTTACATTCTGGTCTTATGACTTATATATACTGGTAAGACAACTATAATAcctataaaatgaaaaaaaaaaaaggtcacaAAATGAATATATTGTAAAATTCACCGTCCTGTTTAAGATCTTTCAGATCTTTTACTCTCCTCATCATGAGGTTCCACCAAATCATCACCACCCCGAAGTAACTTCATTGTCGACAAAAATCTATCCTCTTCTTTAGAATTCAAAAATAGCTGCTTTCTATGAACCTGAAGCAGCCGTCCAAACAACTCCTTCTTAACAGACTCAAAGGCCATATCCAACCTCTCTAGTTGCTCCAAAGAATTCTGATTATAGATAAACAACCCGTAATACAAATCAAAGCTATCGCCTTTCGTATTCTTCACCAAATTCAACAATGTTTCATATCCTTTTGTGTTAATTGGCGAAGACTCAACTCCAAACCCTCCAACACTCTCCCCATTGTGTGCGTCACAAACTGTGACCCTGCCGCGTACTTATCATGTTCAGCACAGCTCATCTCTACCATTCTGCAACCTTCTTTGGCAAAAATGTTAAGAAACTTCTCCACCCGCCTCAATCTTTCTTCATCATCTCCTATTCTCACCTTATCATACACAAAGGGAAGACCAACCCACGAATCTTTACCACTTTCTGGACCAAACATCGGATGTGTACACAAGATATCAAACTCCTTCGGCAAATACTTCAAGAAAAGATTCATAGGGAACTCTTTAACCGAGAGAACATCAACAAAAAGTGTACTTCTTTTCAACCGCTGAAATGGGATAGTTTTAAGCACACTTTCAGTGGAAAGAATGGAGGTAGAGATGAGAACTACATCAGGGTGACGTTCACAGAGGTCGTCAATGTCGGAGTAGAACTGAGCGTTGAATTGCTGAGCAACATGAGAGTAGTCTGAGCGAGAGTGAACAAAGAGAGTATGATTTTGGCTGGAAAAGGCCTTGGCCAGGAACTGGCCAAAATTGCCAAATCCGATAATGGCAATTTTAAGAGAAGCGGATTTAAGGTGCTGGTAGCGTAGATGGGATTCGTAGTCGAAAGGCTGCGCGGCGTCAAGGGCTCGAAAGGAAGGTAGGCGGGGGAGGAGGGGTTCAGTGATTGCGGAGAAGGGAGTGGAAGGCAAAGAGCGGCgaatagagagagaaaagaagggAAGAAAGGGTGGCGATGCTCGCGGGATTAGAGAGAGAGGATATGTGGTGGAGATAAGCATTTTCCTTGGTTTGATTTGTGGCTAagtggaaagaaagaaagagaattgTTCAAGTGTTGCAGAGAGGAAACAGTGAAGAAGACTCACGGGCAGTGTAGGATAACGGGTTTAACGAAATTGAAACGTCAATGATGAAacgtgttttgttttttaaagtaatGAAAAGTGTACTTGTTTTCAGACCCTCTAAACTTTAAGATACTATCACAAAAGCCCAAATGGTAcaacttttctttcttcttcttcaatcttcatCTCTCCATGCCACTCCCTAATCCTCTCTTCTTCATCTCCAAACATCACAAAATCAATGACTAAATGAAACCCTAACAACCAGCACCCTTCAACTACAATCAATGtaattctaattataatttaattataaaagtatGATTTAATAGAAATCACATTGAATTGATATGATTAAATAAGAATCGTAttgtaattatacaatt
Above is a genomic segment from Mangifera indica cultivar Alphonso chromosome 3, CATAS_Mindica_2.1, whole genome shotgun sequence containing:
- the LOC123211759 gene encoding protein SRG1-like, producing MAQLSVLPAGVLLSKRVQEMVLEGQEPPAPYVCRTDDRLQEVEAPFSMVPIIDLSVCASSTPGEEQKKELHKLNSALCSWGCFQAVGHGISSTFLDEIRKVSKEYFKQPMEEKKKQAKGVEDFEGYGADPVPEEGQFLDWSDRLYLEVYPVDRRNPKLWPEKPESFRGILEEYSVKMKRVTELTSKAMAKSLNIEENCFLTLFGEKAQYQARFNYYSRCQRPDLVLGLKPHSDGSGYTIIMMDEEGLQILKDEKWFTVPKISEALLVLMGDQMEIMSNGIFKSAVHRVVASSERERISMAVFYTPEVNKEIGPEDSLTNEETSKLFKKVKNYADIHWGFYQKGERALHVAKV